A section of the Chelmon rostratus isolate fCheRos1 chromosome 16, fCheRos1.pri, whole genome shotgun sequence genome encodes:
- the LOC121619862 gene encoding zinc fingers and homeoboxes protein 1-like, which produces MASRRKSTTPCMVPPQETVDSDQEMEDAAETAEPEDSNGVGAVSSEAPGPVEERGEDPDVRPVSDHYVDSNMAEGGYECKYCSFQTAELNLFTMHVDTEHPDVVINTSYVCMECDYHTKSYDTLLAHNARLHPGEDNFTRTMVKRNNETIFQQTVNDLTFDGSFVKVEDDEAEETFRKGIALSKTPIMRIKSRPEPKKFAALHKAAIDDVIKVESDDEDDENKEPPTLSPAPMTPAAVAPRLLPVSAPVQVQAVPQSIVVNSPNVLQIKGGSGGGAVLPPGTLAQVLSALQNQQNSTQTQTQLLIPISSIPTYNTAMDNNVLLVSAYNRFPYPSVSEIMGLSSQTKFSEEQIKVWFSAQRLKHGVSWTPEEVEEARRKKFNGTVQTVPQTITVIPANIAAATNGLQSIFQTCQIVGQPGLVLTQVAGNGSAVPVASPITLTVAGVPGNQPKAAEPSTSESKTEMSAGSALSLDASATKPKKSKEQLAELKASYGRRQFATEAEISRLMQVTKLSKRAIKKWFSDTRYNQRNSKDYHGVLLSDTSPGRAAAPGGGRGGRNSGGSLNDSNNSDNTATIVIDSSDDASDSSPTSANAPGSSGSSSDPRVKFRHAFPDFTPQKFKEKTPDQLLILEASFLKSDTPSDEELSRLRAETKLTRREVDAWFTERRKMPSAGQSKDDDAEGDGEKAKPAAAPSSSAQEQQTTPPGRKTVKKTPEQLHILKKAFVRTQWPTAEEYDQMAEESGLPRTYIVNWFGDTRYACKNSNLKWYYLYQSGKVEEALNGGAKTQKKSRKRFRGWSRRTRRPYPCKRSPQEGATAIKVKSGKAFLKDYYLKHRALSEKDLDDLVTKSSMSYEQVRDWFSETARRAEEGKEPFSDEEAEGEEGEEEDDEEEEDETGAAEHADSEGEMEVKEQGEEATDDDCNEEEEEEEEEEKEDEEEEDDNDDETIQEESEGVSQSQPQEQT; this is translated from the exons ATGGCGAGCAGGAGGAAATCCACCACCCCCTGCATGGTTCCTCCTCAAGAAACCGTCGACTCGGATCAGGAGATGGAGGACGCCGCTGAGACAGCCGAACCAGAGGACAGTAACGGCGTGGGGGCCGTCTCCTCGGAGGCTCCTGGTCCGGTGGAGGAGCGGGGCGAGGACCCGGACGTCAGGCCGGTGTCGGACCACTACGTGGACTCGAACATGGCAGAGGGAGGCTACGAGTGCAAATACTGCAGCTTCCAGACGGCAGAGCTCAACCTGTTCACCATGCATGTGGACACCGAGCATCCCGACGTCGTCATCAACACCTCCTACGTCTGCATGGAGTGCGACTACCACACCAAGAG CTACGACACGCTGCTGGCCCACAATGCTCGCCTCCACCCGGGCGAGGACAACTTCACGCGGACGATGGTGAAGCGAAACAACGAGACCATCTTCCAGCAGACGGTCAACGACCTCACCTTCGACGGCAGCTTCGTCAAAGTGGAGGACGACGAGGCGGAGGAGACCTTCCGCAAAGGCATCGCCCTCAGCAAGACCCCCATCATGAGGATCAAAAGCAGACCAGAACCCAAGAAGTTCGCCGCCTTGCACAAAGCGGCCATCGATGATGTCATCAAAGTGGAAAGCGACGACGAGGACGACGAGAACAAAGAACCGCCCACGCTGTCTCCCGCCCCGATGACCCCGGCTGCCGTCGCCCCTCGCCTCCTCCCCGTGTCCGCGCCGGTGCAGGTCCAGGCTGTCCCGCAGAGCATCGTGGTCAACAGCCCCAACGTGCTGCAGATTAAAGGCGGTTCGGGCGGCGGCGCCGTGCTGCCTCCTGGGACTCTGGCTCAGGTTTTGTCCGCCCTGCAGAACCAGCAGAACAGCACTCAGACACAGACTCAGCTCCTCATCCCCATCAGCAGCATCCCCACCTACAACACGGCCATGGACAACAACGTCCTGCTGGTCAGCGCCTACAACAG GTTCCCGTATCCTTCTGTGTCGGAGATCATGGGCTTGTCTTCGCAGACCAAGTTCAGCGAGGAGCAGATCAAGGTCTGGTTTTCTGCTCAGAGGCTGAAACACGGAGTCAGCTGGACGCCGGAGGAG gtggaggaggcgaggaggaaGAAGTTTAACGGCACAGTGCAGACCGTCCCTCAGACCATCACCGTCATCCCCGCCAACATCGCCGCAGCCACCAACGGCTTGCAGTCCATCTTCCAGACCTGCCAGATCGTCGGCCAGCCGGGGCTCGTCCTCACTCAGGTAGCCGGGAACGGCAGCGCCGTGCCGGTCGCCTCCCCCATTACCCTGACGGTCGCAGGCGTCCCCGGCAACCAGCCCAAAGCCGCCGAACCGTCGACGTCGGAATCGAAGACCGAGATGTCGGCCGGCTCGGCGCTCAGTTTGGACGCGTCCGCGACCAAACCGAAGAAGTCTAAGGAGCAGCTGGCGGAGCTGAAGGCCAGTTACGGCAGGAGGCAGTTCGCCACAGAGGCGGAGATATCGCGACTCATGCAGGTCACCAAACTCTCCAAACGCGCAATAAAGAAGTGGTTCAGCGACACGCGCTACAACCAGAGGAACTCAAAGGATTACCACGGCGTCCTGCTGAGCGACACCTCCCCCGGCAGAGCGGCGGCGCCAGGAGGAGGCCGAGGAGGAAGGAACAGCGGCGGCAGCCTCAACGACAGCAACAACAGCGACAACACCGCCACCATCGTCATCGACTCCAGTGACGACGCCAGCGACTCCTCCCCGACTTCTGCCAACGCCCCGGGGTCGTCGGGCTCCTCCAGCGACCCGCGGGTCAAATTCCGCCACGCCTTCCCCGACTTCACGCCGCAGAAGTTCAAGGAAAAGACTCCGGACCAGCTGCTCATCCTGGAGGCAAGCTTCCTGAAGTCCGACACGCCCTCGGACGAGGAGCTGAGCCGGCTGCGCGCGGAGACGAAGCTCACGCGACGCGAGGTGGACGCTTGGTTCACCGAGAGGCGGAAAATGCCTTCAGCGGGGCAGTCGAAGGACGACGACGCGGAGGGGGACGGCGAGAAGGCGAAACCGGCCGCCGCGCCATCGTCCTCCGCTCAGGAGCAGCAGACCACGCCGCCCGGCAGGAAGACGGTGAAGAAGACGCCGGAGCAGCTCCACATCCTAAAGAAGGCCTTCGTCCGGACACAGTGGCCGACGGCCGAGGAGTACGACCAGATGGCGGAGGAGAGCGGTCTGCCGAGGACCTACATCGTCAACTGGTTCGGAGACACGCGCTACGCCTGCAAGAACAGCAACCTGAAGTGGTACTACCTCTACCAGAGTGGAAAG GTGGAGGAGGCGCTGAACGGTGGAGCTAAGACCCAGAAGAAGTCCAGGAAACGTTTCCGTGGCTGGTCCAGGAGGACACGCCGGCCGTATCCCTGCAAACGATCCCCACAGGAGGGCGCCACCGCCATCAAG GTGAAGTCCGGTAAGGCGTTTCTGAAGGACTACTACCTCAAACACCGAGCTCTGAGCGAGAAAGATCTGGACGATCTGGTGACCAAGTCCAGCATGAGCTACGAGCAGGTGAGGGACTGGTTCTCCGAGACCGCCAGGAGGGCCGAGGAGGGCAAGGAGCCCTTCAGCGATGAGGAGgccgagggagaggagggggaggaagaagacgatgaggaagaggaggacgagacGGGGGCGGCAGAGCACGCGGACAGCgaaggagagatggaggtgaaagAACAAGGAGAGGAGGCCACTGACGATGACTGcaatgaggaggaagaggaggaggaggaggaggagaaggaggacgaggaggaggaggacgacaaCGATGACGAAACGATCCAGGAGGAATCGGAAGgtgtcagccaatcacagcctcAGGAGCAGACATGA